Part of the Oncorhynchus masou masou isolate Uvic2021 chromosome 24, UVic_Omas_1.1, whole genome shotgun sequence genome is shown below.
TGGAACACGGTAATGTACCGTCTAACTGGAACACGGTAATGTACTGCCTAACCAGAACACGGTAATGTACTGCCTAACCAGAACACGGTAATGTACCGTCTAACTGGAACACGGTAATGTACCGCCTAACCAGAACACGGTAATGTACTGCCTAACTGTAACACGGTAATGTCCTGCCTAACCAGAACACGGTAATGTACTGCCTAACCAGAACACGGTAATGTACCGTCTAACTGGAACACGGTAATGTACCGCCTAACCAGAACACGGTAATGTACTGCCTAACTGTAACACGGTAATGTCCTGCCTAACCAGAACACGGTAATGTACCGTCTAACTGGAACACGGTAATGTCCTGCCTAACCGGAATACGGTAATGTACCGCCTAACCAGAACACGGTAATGTACCGTCTAACCAGAACACGGTAATGTACCGTCTAACCGGAATACGGTAATGTCCCGTCTAACCAGAACACGGTAATGTACCGCCTAACTGTAACACGGTAATGTACTGCCGAACCAGAACACGGTAATGTACTGCCTAACCAGAACACGGTAATGTACCGCCTAACTGGAACACGGTAATGTCCTGCCTAACCGGAATACGGTATGTAGAGTTGAACAACTATGTGCAGTTGGCTAACATGATCCCCAATGTAGGCCTACCTAGCGAAGTCAGCTAACATGATCCCCAATGTAGGCCAACCTAGCGAAGTCAGCTAACATGATCTCCATTTCAATATTGTTTAGTATTTCATTAGGATTTCTGctgacagacaggctacattgaTTGATGGATCACGTcaaattggctagctagctaataacagatcaTGTCAATTTGTgttattttatttaatctttatttaactaggaaagtcagttaagaacaaattcttatttacaatgacgtcctaccaaaagacaaaaggcctcctgcaggaccgggctgggattaaaaataaattaaataaaaatataggacaaaatacacatcatgacaagagagacaacactacttaaagagagacctaagacaacaatatagcatggcagcaacCCATGACACCagagcatggcagcaacacatgacaacagcatggtagcaacacaacatggtagaggcacaaaacagggtacaaacatgattgggcacagacaacagcacaaagggcaagaaggtcgagacaacaatacatcccacaaagcagccacagctgtcagtaagagagtccatgattgagtctttgagtgaagagatggagataacactgtccagtttgagtgtttgttgcagctcgttccagtcgcgagttgcagcgaactgaaaagaggagcgacccagggatgtgtgtgctttggggatctTTAACAGAATGACTGGCAGAACGGGAGTTAACAAGCGAACTTCCAGGGAATAAACTAGACGGCTATATCCTAATATTGTTTGATTTGCTTTCCATCTATAGTGGTAATGACAGGAGTCCGTCAACTTTACCAGGACGAGGACCTGCCGATGTTAAGCTTTTTCCAAAAGCCTAATCTCTCGTGAAGCAAGTTAAATTATATTGTTTGCTCGCTACATATCAAATGGATATGTGCCTTCACCTATCTTAAATGACACGATCATTGATGTTTACTGATCACGAAAAGCATGAAGTTACTTGTTGTGACAGCGCTAAATGTAGGCAATTGTTTTGTATGGAATAATCGGGAAGTGTAACTTCCCTATTCTCTGACTATCCTCAATAGGTGATGATATTAAAACCAAATAGTTTTAACATGTATTTCACAATCCCTTGAAAATGGCACGTAGTTGTCCATGATTTTACCGGAGCGACGGGGCCCCTTGCCCCCCAACAGCCAAATCGTACGTATTATTTAAAACGAACTATATGCGCATTTTCCCatcagagatgtgtttccatcaaactgacTTTTTGCCTGATTATATTTAAtgtaaaggagcatcaagctaATCACCTTGCACATTCACcatcctgtgaagttcatcattatttatttaatctGCAGCCtcataaactgcatgctttcctgaGTCAAAATGGGAGGACCACACGGCATATTGCGTGACTCTCAAGTTTACATCGATAtgtttattatatcaatatttgcgcttAAAGGCATTTCCACCGCTATTTCTCATCATAAttcattttaccgacacaaaaagatcccaccatgtcgaatgaACACATTTTCTGTCGGCATTTATACAAATTTACCGGCATTTAATGTTTGCATCAGCCAGTTCGTGACATTTTTCGTGCGTCAGGTAAATCATACAGCATGAAATGgcccacacacacattttcaatgTAACATGTTCTCACCTTTGCGACTTTTGTTATGAAATTTGTAACTCATAAAACGGTATTGTTTCCTGATAGGACGGGACTGAATGACGTGACCTACCGGTATAACCTTATTTTATGAAAATGGGTTCTGGATAGAACCATAAAGGGATATATGCTTACTTCATGTATGGCACCGCTtaaggttctatatagaaccgaAATTGGTTCCAGAACCCTGTATTGAATCCCATATAGAATACTATATGGAACCCAAGGGTTCTTATATGGAACCAATTGTGGTTAAGTGAAGAAGAACCCCTGCGGGGTGCCATACAGTATATGAAGCAAACAATAATAAACAATTTTTGTTTCGATCCAGAACGTTTTTTTTCTAAGAATCGAGAGAAGAAAATACACTGGGAGGCAGTGGACGGATATGTAGACATTGTTTTGTCAGGTTATTTATGATTCGGTGTGTTGTAATAAAATAGGCCCATGGCACATCCTAATAATGGCAATATAAATAGTTTGTAATTTAATGAATTAGACTACAAAAGGCTGGCAATGATCTGGCAATCATTCTATTCAATTTTATTATAAAAATTGTACACAGGTAAAGCTTGCATGTTGCTCCCTGGATAACATAGAGGTGTAGGGAAAGTCATTGATCCAGGGACAGGAATCCGTAGCCGGAAATTCTCTTTGAAGAAGAACGGCATCCCAACCAGAGTTTGTGCGGATGATGCGTGAGCCATGTTCACCGCCTCTATCTCCGCAGAAAGCAGACGTTTCCACTTGTTCCTCCGATTCTGGAACCAAGTTTTCACCTGTATCTCTGTCAACTGGAGACTGGAGGCGAGACTCGCTCGTTCTGTACTGCTAAGGTAACGTTTCAGGTCAAACGTCGATTCTAGTTGGTAAACCTGACTCCGCGAGAATACGGTCCGAGACTTCTTCCTTGATGAGTTGGATGTTTCGTCGTCGTCAATATGACCCTTTCCCTCTGAAATAGCAGGTGATGTTTGGTTGTAGTATCTCTGGTCACCTTCTTTATAATCATGAAAAAGTTGATGTCTCTTCACCACCTCTTGCCCCAGAATTAGTCTGTTTTTGTCACCTAAAATAGTGCAAGCACGGTAATCAATCcaaatgtttatttaaaaaaacgtgGCTATCTTGTTATTGTGTTAAAAACACAGCATCATTTAAAATCAATCAAGTAACGTTTTTCTTCTTCCATCAAGCAgttgaaaataatattttttatcaGTAGCCGAAAAATCTCTAATTAGACTTCTAATAAACAAAGAAATAAAACAATTGCTGTAGTCTGTCATTCTTTATCATAATATCTTACATCGttcaatagtaataataatagttataGGTTTAATATACTGTGTCATTGTTATCAGAATAACAATCAAGTAGGCTAGCCCAACATAAAACACATTTTATAAAGCATTTTCACTTACTGAGACAAGAAAGTGTGAGATCGTTGAGGTCATTGCGTGGTTTCTTTCCTCCGGGTAAAGGGTAGAAGTCTGTCGAATCCTCCCCACCGCTGAATCCTTCTGAAGACACGGAGCGCATGCGTTGTCTCTGCAGCAGCCCCGCGTTGGAACGAGAATTACAACTGTCCTTGTGCGCGTCCTCGGACACAGTTCCAAGAATTGACTGAATAGTGAAATTGGAAACTGAGTTAAATGATACTTTACTGCCACTGTCTTCAGATTTCTTCATTCTGATAAACATTTAGAACCTTTAACTTCAGGCAATAAATGTGGAACCCGTTGGATATTTTTTCAGAAGCGGGTTTGTTCTCCTTCTGCAAAGTTATGTCTGAATTCCCCGAGTACCATCACTCACATACAACGTTCAGTTACTTTGTTTGCGCGTAGGTAGGATTCTCATGGACCAATCACAAGCTGGGAAGAGACC
Proteins encoded:
- the LOC135513379 gene encoding homeobox protein HMX2-like, producing the protein MFIRMKKSEDSGSKVSFNSVSNFTIQSILGTVSEDAHKDSCNSRSNAGLLQRQRMRSVSSEGFSGGEDSTDFYPLPGGKKPRNDLNDLTLSCLSDKNRLILGQEVVKRHQLFHDYKEGDQRYYNQTSPAISEGKGHIDDDETSNSSRKKSRTVFSRSQVYQLESTFDLKRYLSSTERASLASSLQLTEIQVKTWFQNRRNKWKRLLSAEIEAVNMAHASSAQTLVGMPFFFKENFRLRIPVPGSMTFPTPLCYPGSNMQALPVYNFYNKIE